A window from Drosophila miranda strain MSH22 chromosome Y unlocalized genomic scaffold, D.miranda_PacBio2.1 Contig_Y2_pilon, whole genome shotgun sequence encodes these proteins:
- the LOC117192615 gene encoding nitrilase and fragile histidine triad fusion protein NitFhit-like — MSTLVKIIRQSISCQNRQQQLRKMASEKEKIINVQSATVAVGQMRSTNDKVWNLNQVKKLIKKAKSENAQMLFLPECCDFVGESRTQTIELAERLDGKLVAEYKELARCHQMNEKDLDIGTAKIDLSTLDSRYQSMPCFEHRRNDLYSLTAYIIRSREPDTDRAFAENMVDKQTIFYESEHCFAFTNLRCVVEGHILVSTKRVTPRLCGLDCAEITDMFATVCMVQRLLEKIYQTTSATVTVQDGAQAVQTVPHVHFHVMPPRKGDFGHNDQIYVKLEDCTESKPPRTLQERMLRTFVFFGARPASQSSQGWVLPKPSGRTIYQLIGHLEQIETTKVTDKKKTANGLYSTNNITVTSFNTDVDQVEVSMFLPLTYPPYHVQQPYPLVAVAPLPPI, encoded by the coding sequence ATGTCAACCTTAGTCAAAATTATCCGTCAAAGTATTTCCTGCCAAAATCGACAGCAACAACTACGTAAAATGGCGAGcgaaaaggaaaaaattaTAAACGTTCAAAGTGCGACCGTTGCCGTGGGGCAGATGCGCTCCACCAACGACAAGGTCTGGAATCTAAACCAGGTGAAGAAACTCATAAAGAAAGCCAAATCTGAGAACGCACAAATGCTCTTTCTTCCCGAATGCTGCGACTTTGTGGGCGAAAGCCGCACCCAGACAATCGAGCTGGCAGAAAGGCTGGATGGGAAGCTAGTGGCAGAATACAAAGAACTGGCCAGGTGCCACCAGATGAATGAAAAGGATTTGGATATAGGCACAGCCAAAATAGACCTTTCCACTCTTGACTCGCGTTATCAGAGCATGCCCTGCTTCGAGCATCGCCGCAATGATCTTTACAGCTTGACGGCTTACATCATTCGTAGCAGGGAACCCGACACGGATCGTGCCTTTGCGGAGAACATGGTGGACAAACAAACCATTTTCTACGAATCGGAGCACTGCTTTGCATTTACCAATCTGCGTTGCGTGGTCGAGGGTCACATCTTGGTGTCTACCAAGCGAGTAACCCCGCGTTTGTGCGGACTCGATTGTGCCGAGATCACAGACATGTTCGCCACTGTTTGCATGGTCCAGCGGCTGCTGGAGAAGATCTATCAAACCACATCGGCCACAGTCACTGTGCAGGATGGTGCCCAAGCCGTGCAGACTGTTCCCCATGTCCACTTCCATGTCATGCCGCCTCGCAAAGGAGATTTTGGTCACAACGATCAGATCTATGTGAAGCTGGAGGATTGCACCGAAAGCAAGCCACCGCGCACACTACAAGAGAGGATGTTACGAACCTTTGTTTTCTTCGGAGCAAGGCCGGCTAGCCAGtcatcccagggctgggtacttcccaagccctcaggtcgcacaatataccaactaattggacatctcgaacaaattgaaacaacaaaagtaaccgacaaaaaaaaaactgcaaacggactctactcgacaaacaacATTACAGTAACTTCCTTCAACACAGACGTGGACCAGGTCGAGGTGTCGATGTTTTTACCCCTGACGTACCCTCCCTaccatgtgcagcagccttaccctctcgttgctgtggctcctcttccCCCCATATGA